A window from Longibacter salinarum encodes these proteins:
- the atpA gene encoding F0F1 ATP synthase subunit alpha: MSNGTSIRPDEVTSVLKQELGGFEADAETYEVGTVLQAGDGIASIYGLANVQAGELVDFPDSGVQGMVLNLEEDNVGVIIFGEVDAVSEGDEVRRTGEIASINVNENMLGRVIDPLGNPMDGKGPIEGEKMSLPLERKAPGVIYREPVSEPLQTGIKSIDSAIPIGRGQRELVIGDRQTGKTAVIIDTIINQKQTHDTDKPVYCVYVAVGQKDSTVAQVRRDLERNGAMEYTVIVNASASMPTPLQYVAPFAGACIGEFFRDTGRHSLVGFDDLSKQAVAYRELSLLLRRPPGREAYPGDVFYLHSRLLERAAKIIDNDEVAGEMNNLPEAMKDKVEGGGSMTALPVIETQAGDVSAYIPTNVISITDGQIYLETDLFNSGIRPAIDVGTSVSRVGGSAQIKAMKKVAGTLRIDLSQYRELEAFAKFGSDLDASTQRQLNRGERLVEILKQDQFSPVPVEEQVAIIYVAIEGLLDDVPLESIADFEEEYLERLRLQHESVMEGIRDSGKLSDEAKETFEKVADDLTDVYAEEEEEESEDILGGEVAA; this comes from the coding sequence ATGTCCAACGGCACGTCGATACGACCGGATGAAGTCACGTCCGTCCTCAAGCAAGAGCTGGGCGGTTTCGAGGCTGATGCCGAAACTTATGAAGTAGGAACCGTGCTGCAAGCCGGTGACGGGATTGCCTCCATCTATGGCCTTGCCAACGTCCAGGCCGGTGAGCTCGTCGATTTCCCGGATAGCGGCGTTCAGGGAATGGTTCTGAACCTGGAAGAAGACAACGTCGGCGTCATTATCTTCGGTGAGGTCGACGCGGTCAGTGAGGGCGATGAGGTTCGTCGTACGGGCGAGATCGCCTCGATCAACGTCAATGAAAATATGCTTGGGCGTGTCATCGACCCGCTCGGCAACCCGATGGACGGGAAGGGACCGATCGAAGGCGAGAAGATGTCGCTTCCGCTCGAGCGCAAAGCACCGGGCGTGATCTACCGTGAACCGGTGAGTGAACCGCTTCAGACCGGTATTAAGTCGATTGACTCGGCCATTCCGATCGGTCGCGGTCAGCGTGAGCTCGTCATTGGTGACCGTCAGACCGGTAAGACGGCGGTGATCATCGATACGATCATCAACCAGAAGCAGACGCACGACACCGACAAGCCGGTCTACTGCGTCTACGTCGCCGTCGGCCAGAAGGACTCGACGGTCGCCCAGGTCCGTCGCGATCTCGAGCGCAACGGCGCGATGGAATACACGGTGATCGTGAACGCTTCGGCGTCCATGCCGACGCCTCTGCAGTACGTGGCTCCATTCGCTGGAGCCTGCATCGGCGAGTTCTTCCGCGATACCGGCCGCCATTCGCTCGTCGGTTTCGACGATCTCTCGAAGCAGGCCGTCGCTTACCGCGAGCTCTCCCTGCTGCTTCGCCGTCCGCCGGGACGTGAAGCGTATCCGGGTGATGTCTTCTACCTGCACAGCCGCCTTCTGGAGCGCGCCGCCAAGATCATCGATAACGATGAAGTGGCCGGCGAAATGAACAACCTGCCGGAGGCTATGAAGGACAAGGTCGAAGGCGGTGGTTCGATGACCGCTCTCCCTGTGATTGAAACGCAGGCTGGTGACGTGTCGGCATACATTCCGACGAACGTCATTTCCATTACCGACGGTCAGATTTACCTCGAGACGGATCTCTTCAACTCGGGTATCCGTCCGGCCATCGATGTTGGTACGTCGGTCTCCCGTGTGGGTGGATCCGCGCAGATTAAGGCGATGAAGAAAGTGGCCGGTACGCTGCGCATCGACCTCTCGCAGTACCGCGAGCTGGAAGCATTCGCTAAGTTCGGTTCCGACCTCGATGCATCGACGCAGCGCCAGCTCAACCGGGGCGAGCGCCTGGTCGAGATCCTCAAGCAGGATCAGTTCTCGCCGGTACCGGTCGAGGAGCAGGTCGCGATCATTTACGTTGCGATCGAAGGTCTCCTCGATGATGTGCCGCTCGAATCGATCGCGGACTTTGAAGAGGAGTATCTCGAGCGTCTGCGCCTCCAGCACGAAAGCGTGATGGAAGGAATTCGCGACTCCGGCAAGCTTTCCGACGAAGCGAAAGAGACGTTCGAGAAGGTAGCCGATGACCTCACCGATGTCTACGCAGAGGAGGAAGAGGAAGAGAGCGAAGACATTCTTGGCGGCGAAGTTGCCGCGTAA
- the atpB gene encoding F0F1 ATP synthase subunit A has protein sequence MKKSLYALLVVLTLGVFWAPMNAQAAEGGTVDIVGHTADGFYLEFEPMATVELPRIFLMEDASGSLTVKAYASTAAALRSGDFQLVLEEGPVKTAAQLETAIESHKHLHAQLQPAAGSVILDFSISRHLLFGLLAMLIVAVIGISLANKYKRGVGRDEAPRGVFQNAFEALIIYIRDEIAKPTLGDKHEKFLPYLLTAFFFILFANLLGLVPYGAAATSNLAVTGMLAVFTFVIGQVYASKDHWRHILLGPPEVPVLIRIILVPVEILGLLTRHFALAIRLFANMAAGALVIFSLLGLIFIMNVTFGPTAAYGAAIPSIFLTVFISLVKLLVAFIQAYVFTILSALFIGMSVEEHDHHDEHHEHEHHHDTGDLTPALAGDGAAPEKTRVSTEREAVAS, from the coding sequence ATGAAGAAGTCCCTGTACGCTCTGCTCGTCGTGCTCACCCTCGGCGTGTTCTGGGCCCCGATGAATGCCCAGGCCGCAGAAGGGGGGACGGTCGACATCGTTGGGCATACGGCCGACGGCTTTTACCTTGAGTTTGAGCCGATGGCCACGGTCGAGCTCCCGCGTATATTCCTGATGGAAGATGCGTCAGGCTCGCTCACCGTGAAGGCATATGCTTCGACCGCGGCCGCGCTTCGGTCCGGTGACTTTCAGCTTGTTCTCGAAGAGGGGCCCGTGAAGACCGCGGCGCAGCTCGAGACGGCGATCGAAAGTCATAAGCACCTTCACGCCCAGCTTCAGCCGGCGGCCGGAAGCGTGATCTTGGACTTCTCGATCTCGCGGCACTTGCTTTTCGGACTCCTGGCGATGCTGATCGTCGCCGTTATCGGTATTTCGCTTGCGAATAAATACAAGCGAGGCGTCGGGCGCGATGAAGCACCCAGAGGGGTGTTTCAGAATGCCTTTGAGGCGTTGATTATCTACATCCGCGACGAGATCGCCAAGCCAACGCTCGGCGATAAGCACGAAAAATTTCTGCCGTACCTGCTGACAGCATTCTTCTTCATTCTGTTTGCAAACCTGCTCGGGCTTGTGCCGTACGGCGCTGCCGCGACCTCCAATCTGGCGGTCACGGGTATGCTGGCGGTCTTCACCTTCGTGATCGGGCAGGTGTACGCATCGAAGGATCACTGGAGACATATCCTTCTCGGCCCGCCTGAGGTGCCGGTTCTGATCCGAATTATTCTCGTCCCTGTCGAGATTCTCGGACTCTTAACCCGTCACTTTGCGCTTGCCATTCGTCTCTTTGCGAATATGGCGGCAGGTGCGTTGGTGATCTTCAGCCTGCTCGGGCTCATCTTCATTATGAACGTGACGTTCGGGCCGACCGCGGCCTATGGGGCCGCCATCCCAAGCATCTTCCTGACGGTGTTTATCTCACTGGTGAAGCTGCTGGTGGCCTTCATTCAGGCCTACGTGTTCACCATCCTGTCGGCGCTCTTCATCGGCATGTCCGTCGAAGAGCACGATCACCATGATGAGCATCACGAGCATGAGCACCACCACGACACCGGAGACCTGACGCCCGCCCTTGCGGGTGACGGCGCCGCTCCCGAGAAGACGCGCGTCTCCACCGAACGCGAAGCCGTTGCATCCTAG
- a CDS encoding M23 family metallopeptidase, producing MWTFLSDLADHWRAKLTVLVMNDESSDPARRHEVRPRELGVLWLSTLGAAVVLTTAIIAFTPIRTLIPGYGTEAVQRSAQLSAMRVAALRDSLTVQRRYIERLQQLMTGRVEPRGAASASEPASQPGARSRPAPQQRSGNSEVHEQPAVTVTSFPASSASSSGSVDGLPSLRMPLAPPVETGFPTRGFNVREGHYAIDIAVEAGSYVYSVADGYVIFADWTNDGGFTVAVQHADGYVSVYKHNQRLVKRVGDRVHQQEAVAISGNSGEITTGPHLHFELWHNGLAQDPRPLFEGW from the coding sequence ATGTGGACGTTCTTGTCGGATCTCGCCGACCACTGGCGTGCAAAACTTACCGTTCTCGTCATGAACGACGAGAGCTCGGACCCCGCGCGGCGACATGAGGTCCGCCCACGGGAGCTCGGTGTGCTCTGGCTATCCACACTGGGTGCCGCGGTGGTCCTCACGACGGCGATCATTGCGTTCACCCCGATCCGTACGCTTATTCCTGGCTACGGAACCGAGGCTGTGCAGCGTAGCGCGCAGCTGAGTGCGATGCGCGTCGCGGCCCTTCGCGACTCGCTGACGGTGCAGCGTCGCTACATCGAGCGGCTGCAGCAACTCATGACAGGTCGCGTTGAGCCGCGTGGAGCAGCATCTGCCTCGGAGCCGGCATCTCAGCCCGGCGCCCGAAGCCGTCCGGCTCCACAGCAGCGATCGGGAAACAGCGAGGTGCACGAGCAACCGGCCGTGACGGTCACGAGCTTCCCGGCGAGCAGCGCGTCGTCTTCGGGCTCCGTCGATGGATTGCCGAGTCTGCGAATGCCGCTGGCTCCTCCGGTCGAGACGGGCTTCCCGACCCGCGGCTTTAACGTGCGAGAGGGTCATTACGCGATTGATATCGCCGTTGAGGCCGGCTCGTATGTGTACTCCGTGGCGGACGGTTACGTCATCTTTGCTGATTGGACGAACGATGGGGGCTTTACGGTAGCAGTGCAGCATGCGGATGGGTACGTGTCGGTCTACAAGCATAACCAGCGCCTCGTTAAGCGCGTCGGCGACCGCGTGCATCAGCAAGAAGCCGTCGCGATCAGTGGCAACTCGGGCGAGATCACGACCGGTCCGCACTTGCACTTTGAGCTCTGGCACAATGGGCTCGCGCAGGACCCGCGGCCCCTCTTCGAAGGATGGTAG
- the atpF gene encoding F0F1 ATP synthase subunit B, whose amino-acid sequence MHLVLAAGLLEPASGLIVWKAIAFSILLFVLYKYAWGPITTSLKDREETIDNSIRRAEKALQEAKQIQAENDKARREAEREAQRILREARESAEELKEKEKAQMREEVQRMQEQARAEIEREKQGALQELRDEVADLAVQAASKIVKEDLDAPRQRKLVNDFIDDLPQN is encoded by the coding sequence ATGCACCTCGTACTTGCTGCCGGACTTCTCGAACCTGCCTCCGGACTCATCGTCTGGAAAGCAATCGCGTTCTCGATCCTGCTTTTCGTTCTCTACAAATACGCGTGGGGGCCGATCACCACGTCCCTGAAGGACCGGGAGGAAACGATCGATAATTCGATCCGCCGCGCCGAAAAAGCGCTGCAGGAAGCGAAGCAAATTCAGGCCGAAAACGACAAAGCCCGCCGCGAAGCCGAGCGTGAAGCGCAACGTATTCTTCGCGAGGCGCGCGAATCTGCCGAAGAGCTGAAGGAGAAGGAGAAAGCTCAGATGCGCGAAGAGGTGCAGCGCATGCAGGAGCAGGCCCGTGCTGAAATCGAACGCGAGAAGCAGGGTGCGCTCCAAGAACTCCGCGACGAAGTTGCCGACCTCGCTGTGCAGGCTGCTTCGAAAATCGTCAAGGAAGATCTTGACGCCCCGCGTCAGCGCAAGCTGGTCAACGACTTCATCGACGACCTGCCCCAGAATTAA
- a CDS encoding AtpZ/AtpI family protein, which yields MGKASWQESLRVAGPHIDLGYRIAAAILIFGGGGAWLDRYLETVPWLSIAGTVLSFVAILGIIMRFNIEEEQKKVRRRKKSESGASDSGTSPDG from the coding sequence ATGGGAAAGGCAAGTTGGCAGGAATCATTACGCGTGGCTGGGCCGCACATCGACCTAGGGTATCGCATCGCTGCCGCGATTCTCATCTTCGGTGGGGGCGGAGCCTGGCTGGACCGCTACCTCGAAACAGTACCCTGGCTGAGCATCGCCGGGACGGTGTTGAGCTTTGTTGCCATTCTCGGGATCATCATGCGCTTCAACATCGAGGAGGAGCAGAAAAAGGTACGGAGGAGAAAAAAGAGTGAGTCGGGCGCGTCCGATTCGGGCACGTCGCCGGATGGTTGA
- a CDS encoding bactofilin family protein has product MANQGSGQSQAQFNIVGEGTVFEGTLRAESNVNVSGRVVGKLIVNGRAVISKNGVVEGELRATNAAVGGTIEGEVYVDERLELESTAHVDGSIQTDRLVVEEGAVFTGTCKMGEAVTEKAVGSDDVAASTSKSSKSSSASGKPSSKKSSVDSGTATPESSGAKK; this is encoded by the coding sequence ATGGCTAATCAGGGCAGTGGACAAAGTCAGGCCCAGTTCAATATCGTTGGCGAAGGGACCGTTTTCGAAGGGACGCTTCGCGCAGAGAGCAACGTGAATGTCAGCGGCCGCGTCGTCGGTAAGCTGATCGTGAACGGTCGGGCGGTCATCTCGAAAAATGGTGTCGTAGAAGGAGAGCTGCGCGCCACCAATGCCGCTGTTGGCGGCACCATCGAAGGAGAAGTATACGTCGACGAGCGTCTAGAGCTGGAAAGCACAGCACATGTTGATGGAAGTATCCAGACCGACCGTCTGGTCGTCGAGGAAGGTGCCGTCTTCACCGGCACGTGTAAGATGGGAGAGGCAGTCACCGAAAAAGCGGTTGGGTCCGACGATGTCGCAGCCTCCACGTCCAAGTCATCTAAGTCGTCGAGTGCGTCCGGGAAGCCCAGCTCGAAGAAGAGTTCGGTCGATTCCGGTACGGCGACCCCTGAGTCGTCGGGTGCGAAGAAGTAG
- the atpH gene encoding ATP synthase F1 subunit delta yields the protein MSQRTVARRYATALYEEADRLGIVDAIDGDVALLRASLDDSHELHRFFQNPVISDEKKGNVIDALLADRTHELTVRFLKLLVRKDREGMISPMTNQYRALRDEQRGVVEAHVKAAYDLSDDDREALKNALKATTGKKIRLVVDVDESLIGGVVVRIGDRVFDGSVRNKLENLRERFRTGRVGDAPAENGAPPAP from the coding sequence ATGAGTCAACGCACTGTCGCTCGCCGGTACGCGACCGCGCTTTATGAAGAGGCCGATCGCCTTGGCATTGTCGATGCCATCGATGGCGATGTCGCCCTTCTTCGCGCCTCGCTCGACGACTCGCACGAGCTACATCGTTTCTTTCAGAATCCCGTCATATCTGACGAGAAGAAGGGAAACGTGATTGACGCTCTGTTGGCTGATCGTACGCATGAGCTGACGGTTCGCTTTCTCAAACTCCTGGTTCGAAAAGACCGGGAGGGTATGATCTCCCCGATGACGAATCAGTACCGGGCGCTGCGGGATGAACAACGTGGCGTGGTCGAGGCTCATGTGAAGGCAGCATACGATTTGTCTGACGACGACCGGGAGGCGCTCAAGAACGCGCTGAAGGCGACCACCGGTAAGAAGATCCGTCTCGTTGTGGATGTCGATGAATCCCTGATCGGAGGTGTCGTCGTCCGAATTGGCGATCGGGTCTTTGACGGAAGCGTCCGCAACAAGCTGGAGAACCTTCGTGAGCGCTTCCGCACGGGCCGCGTCGGGGATGCCCCGGCCGAGAACGGCGCGCCTCCTGCGCCCTGA
- the atpE gene encoding ATP synthase F0 subunit C, translated as MEFDPTAYAFLAAGLGAGLVTIGASYGIGRLAGPAMEGSARQPEAAGDIRTSMIIAAALIEGVALFGLVICVLLATS; from the coding sequence ATGGAATTTGATCCGACTGCATACGCTTTTCTTGCTGCCGGTCTTGGCGCCGGACTCGTGACGATTGGTGCTAGCTACGGCATTGGCCGTCTTGCTGGCCCTGCGATGGAAGGCTCTGCACGTCAGCCGGAAGCCGCCGGTGACATCCGTACGTCGATGATTATTGCCGCGGCGCTGATTGAGGGTGTTGCCCTCTTCGGTCTCGTTATCTGCGTCCTGCTGGCGACGTCGTAA
- a CDS encoding MFS transporter, protein MATSPRTSHDKEVDEQAGYIELLRGNQNFRRLWAGTLISYLGDWFNTIALYTLVSTLSGSPLALGLVFVIKMLPWAIVAPLAGVIVDRFNRRQLMIGADLARAVVVLGFLLINDAADVPWLYALMTAQVVIGAVFQPAKSSSIPNITTPRELLTANAISSATWSTMLAVGAALGGLATEWLGPSTVFIIDSVTYLVSAVFIYGTRIPQDRVETEKGLVQSAFREIVDGWRHLKRHARVRRIALAKATWAIGGGALVYMLTLIGDEIQPGAVAAGIGVLFMARGIGTGIGPIVTRAIFSDRSNWPTVIGGSIAVCGAFYFGVGLIPWSPTTLGVTAVCVLVVIAHAASASNWVLSTVMLQKRTEDRFRGRVFSTEWLLVMVAESVSIVVASVILELDLLTIRQTVLAFAGLQIASGLAWIPLVAPRERREEAEAAAERSSTTVETAVAE, encoded by the coding sequence ATGGCTACTTCCCCCCGCACATCGCACGACAAAGAGGTTGACGAGCAGGCTGGCTACATCGAGCTCCTGCGCGGAAATCAAAACTTCCGGCGGCTCTGGGCCGGCACCCTCATCTCTTACCTGGGCGACTGGTTCAATACCATCGCGCTCTACACGCTCGTTAGCACCCTCTCCGGGTCGCCGCTTGCTCTCGGTCTCGTCTTCGTGATCAAGATGCTGCCGTGGGCCATTGTCGCCCCGCTGGCCGGTGTTATCGTCGACCGGTTTAATCGGCGTCAGCTGATGATCGGAGCGGATCTGGCGCGTGCTGTCGTTGTGCTCGGCTTCCTGCTGATCAACGACGCTGCGGATGTCCCGTGGCTCTACGCTCTCATGACGGCACAGGTCGTGATCGGAGCCGTATTTCAGCCGGCGAAGAGCTCGTCCATCCCAAACATTACGACGCCTCGCGAACTGTTGACCGCAAACGCGATCTCGTCGGCCACGTGGTCGACGATGCTCGCCGTCGGAGCGGCGCTCGGAGGCCTTGCGACGGAATGGCTCGGGCCGTCCACGGTCTTCATCATCGATAGCGTGACGTACCTCGTGTCGGCTGTATTCATCTACGGCACCCGCATTCCGCAGGATAGGGTCGAGACGGAGAAGGGGCTGGTCCAGTCCGCCTTTCGGGAAATTGTCGATGGATGGCGCCACCTGAAGCGCCATGCGCGCGTTCGGCGGATTGCGCTAGCGAAAGCGACGTGGGCGATCGGGGGCGGAGCGCTCGTGTACATGCTAACGCTTATCGGAGACGAGATTCAGCCAGGTGCCGTCGCGGCCGGGATCGGCGTGTTGTTCATGGCGCGTGGCATCGGGACCGGCATCGGGCCGATCGTGACACGCGCCATCTTTTCGGATCGATCCAACTGGCCGACGGTGATTGGCGGCTCGATCGCGGTGTGCGGCGCGTTCTACTTCGGGGTCGGCCTGATTCCGTGGTCACCGACCACGCTCGGTGTGACGGCCGTCTGCGTCCTCGTCGTGATCGCTCATGCCGCGAGTGCCTCCAACTGGGTGCTTAGCACCGTGATGCTACAGAAGCGAACGGAGGATCGCTTCCGGGGCCGGGTCTTCTCGACGGAGTGGCTGCTTGTGATGGTCGCCGAATCGGTTTCGATCGTCGTCGCAAGCGTGATCCTGGAGTTGGACCTGCTGACGATTCGCCAGACCGTTCTTGCATTTGCTGGACTGCAGATCGCCAGCGGCCTTGCGTGGATTCCCCTGGTTGCGCCCAGGGAGCGGCGCGAGGAGGCCGAGGCTGCAGCAGAGCGATCCTCCACGACTGTGGAAACGGCAGTTGCAGAGTAA
- a CDS encoding PKD domain-containing protein, translating to MKIHTVNARQSFTYWLPLLLVLGGLFAAGCGPTAPEVMSTSGPDELETGESGTFEATVNEDVGEDGLSYTWNFGDGNTGSGLLASHSFSSPGEYQVVFTAQNEGGTARDTMMVNVVRPPQPARITTINANPNPADEGESVSFSSNVRGDSPLSYEWDFGDGNTATGESASHTFEEPGQYTVSLTASNDVGQDTRTLNMTVERDLPPICTSVSEFNSAFFSRNSSTLSDEAESSLMENSDILSQCPNLSVRVEGYAAPGERSPESLSEDRARAVSQFYQDNDVAASRVTTSAEGEVGGVTSKKGGTRQFRRADSIPVRN from the coding sequence ATGAAAATACATACTGTGAACGCACGTCAAAGCTTCACCTATTGGCTTCCTCTTCTGCTCGTCCTCGGCGGGCTCTTCGCCGCGGGTTGCGGCCCAACGGCTCCAGAGGTCATGTCGACTTCTGGACCGGATGAGCTGGAAACCGGCGAATCTGGCACGTTTGAGGCCACCGTCAACGAAGATGTCGGTGAAGATGGCCTCAGCTACACCTGGAACTTCGGCGACGGCAACACCGGCTCCGGCCTCCTCGCGAGCCACAGCTTCAGCTCGCCCGGAGAGTACCAGGTCGTGTTCACCGCCCAGAACGAAGGCGGTACAGCCCGCGACACGATGATGGTCAACGTGGTGCGCCCGCCGCAGCCAGCCCGCATCACCACGATCAACGCCAACCCGAATCCGGCAGACGAAGGCGAGTCGGTTAGCTTCAGCAGCAACGTCCGCGGCGACAGCCCCCTCTCCTATGAGTGGGACTTCGGCGACGGAAACACCGCTACCGGCGAGTCGGCTTCGCACACGTTCGAAGAGCCGGGCCAGTACACCGTCTCCCTCACCGCGTCGAACGACGTCGGCCAGGACACGCGCACCCTCAACATGACGGTCGAGCGTGACCTGCCGCCGATCTGCACCAGCGTCAGCGAGTTCAACTCGGCGTTCTTCAGCCGGAACTCCAGCACGCTCTCGGATGAAGCCGAGTCCTCCCTTATGGAGAACAGCGACATCCTGAGCCAGTGCCCGAACCTCAGCGTTCGCGTCGAAGGATACGCCGCCCCGGGCGAGCGTAGCCCTGAGTCCCTGTCGGAAGATCGCGCCCGCGCGGTCTCCCAGTTCTACCAGGACAACGATGTTGCCGCGAGCCGCGTCACGACGTCTGCTGAAGGCGAAGTGGGTGGAGTCACGAGCAAGAAAGGTGGCACGCGTCAGTTCCGCCGCGCCGACTCGATTCCGGTGCGCAACTAA
- the rpsT gene encoding 30S ribosomal protein S20: protein MPQNKSAEKRIRQNEKRRSRNKAKKTNVRSMMKKLRATEDKAEAESLLDDVKAALDRLAGKGIIHKNKAANYKSKLEKHVNSLDA, encoded by the coding sequence ATGCCGCAGAATAAGTCCGCAGAGAAGCGTATCCGCCAGAACGAAAAGCGGCGCAGCCGCAACAAGGCCAAGAAGACGAACGTCCGGTCGATGATGAAAAAGCTCCGTGCCACGGAGGATAAGGCCGAAGCTGAATCGCTTCTCGACGACGTCAAGGCAGCCCTCGACCGCCTGGCCGGCAAGGGTATTATCCACAAGAACAAGGCCGCCAACTACAAGAGCAAGCTTGAGAAGCACGTGAACTCGCTCGATGCGTAG
- the queG gene encoding tRNA epoxyqueuosine(34) reductase QueG, with protein MPGFDASAQLDLTLRLKAEARRLGFDDCGISSAEPLDEEARRLEQWLLEGRYATMEWMANHFDKRTDPTQLVEGAQSVISVLHNYYQPDPPEASDGRGKISRYAWGDDYHEVMKDKLYRLYQWLQEEVGTDVNGRAFVDSAPVMDKAWAARSGLGWQGKNTLLLNREMGSYFFLGELIVDVPLTPDAPVPDSCGSCTRCLDACPTDALYEPYALDASRCISYLTIEHRGFDVPDEIREELHNWIFGCDICQQVCPWNKFSRPTQEPRYEAREDVRDTDLHDWVEMNLDAFEKRFQGTPVTRAGYEGFQRNVRNAMAKLESTS; from the coding sequence ATGCCCGGCTTCGACGCATCAGCCCAATTGGATCTCACGCTACGCCTGAAGGCTGAAGCACGGCGCCTCGGCTTTGACGACTGCGGCATCTCTTCCGCTGAGCCCCTTGACGAGGAAGCCCGCCGTCTCGAACAATGGCTTCTCGAGGGACGCTACGCGACGATGGAGTGGATGGCGAACCATTTCGACAAGCGCACCGACCCCACCCAACTGGTTGAGGGGGCGCAGTCGGTCATCTCTGTGCTCCACAACTATTACCAACCCGATCCGCCCGAAGCGTCCGACGGGCGGGGAAAGATCAGTCGGTATGCGTGGGGCGACGATTACCACGAGGTGATGAAGGACAAGCTGTACCGCCTCTATCAGTGGCTCCAGGAGGAGGTGGGTACAGATGTAAACGGGCGCGCATTTGTAGACTCGGCGCCCGTGATGGACAAAGCCTGGGCGGCTCGGTCCGGACTCGGCTGGCAGGGAAAGAATACCCTCCTGCTGAATCGCGAGATGGGCTCGTACTTCTTTCTTGGTGAGCTGATCGTCGACGTCCCTCTGACCCCCGATGCGCCGGTTCCCGACTCATGCGGCTCCTGCACTCGGTGCCTGGATGCCTGCCCGACCGACGCGCTGTACGAACCGTATGCTCTCGACGCTTCACGCTGCATCTCCTACCTCACGATTGAGCACCGTGGCTTCGACGTGCCGGACGAGATCCGTGAGGAATTGCACAACTGGATCTTCGGCTGCGACATCTGTCAGCAGGTCTGCCCGTGGAATAAATTTTCGCGCCCGACGCAGGAGCCAAGGTACGAAGCGCGGGAGGACGTCCGCGACACCGACTTACATGACTGGGTGGAGATGAATCTGGATGCCTTCGAGAAACGCTTTCAAGGTACGCCGGTCACGAGGGCCGGCTACGAAGGCTTTCAGCGGAACGTGCGAAATGCGATGGCGAAACTGGAGTCCACGTCGTAG